The genome window TTGGGTTCTGGCTGTGCCGGTTCCGGCTCCGCACCGAGGAGAAGGACGTGTCGCAGCCGGGGACCTTGCACTTGTGCAGCAGCCGCAGATGGACAGTTTTGTAATGAGCTCGGAACGTGCCCTTGTTGCTGTAGACCTTTTGGCAGACGTGGCAGGTTATCGGAGATCCACCCCCACCCCCCTGAAGCCCGGCTTGCCCTCCCCCAACGCAGCCCAGGGTTCTGTCTCCCCCCAGTGCCAACTCCTCGCCCCCAGGCCTCCCCGCGTCAATCCCATCGCAGCTTTCATCACTGTCCTCCATGGGGAGCGCCTCCTCATCCTCTTCAATCCCTTCCTCCGCCTCACTACCGGCACCATCTGAGTCCCAGGTAGATGGAGCCCCAGCACTGCCTCGAGGTGGGGCAGAGGAGGAGGTGCTCAGGTCGAGGACTGCCCCCTCCtcgcctcctcctcccccctccgCCCTCTCTCCTATGGGAGACGCCTCAGCACTGTTTGGTGCGGTAGACATTTTGCTCATGGGGAAAACCAGGCCCATGCGATTGTGCCCTCGGAAGATGACCGAGTTGTGGCTGCTCGGGTCCCTGTCCCGCTGGTCCTGGTAGAAGTCAGCAGGGTCTCTGTCCCTGCAGTGAGAGGAGGGCAGGTACAGGGTGTTGGCTGGGCTGAAGGAGTCTTTGGTCAGCAGCTTGTTGTGAAGATTCAAATTGGCACTATGTCTGTGgatgaaaaaagaaaacatcACCACATGGTTGATCTACTTTCTGCATGAAGCCTTCACATGCCACGCACAGATCCATTCTTTGTTCCATACTAACTGACGTGGGAACCTGATAAGCAGAAACCTGACAAATGATGTATAACGCATGATGTCTGTTTTTGGACATCCTAATCATGATTGAGACCACAGGTTTATTTGTCATCTGCATTCTGTAGTTTGAACTGAACATTCTaacccaggggtgtcaaactcaatttcattgtgggccacatttgcataaaggttgcactcaaagggccggttattatatatatataaaataatgtattatattacattatttcctctgaattggattattatcggataggataataacttagtaattaactacgtctgaaagcagaagtctagggcaaataattgcaagtctcttcagtgcggaTGTCACAAaaggagatgcattgtgggacatgtagtttatgggcaacctgcttctgtaaagtggcatgtaaccgtataataaacatattatattctttgcaagctcttgcggggccacataaaataaagtcgcgggccggatttggcccccgggccttgagtttgagacccctgtcCTAACTCGATCAGCTGATTTCAGTACATCCTGCCTGCCTGCCCATCAGAGAACCACTGATACACAGGCTGTCTGCTAAGGAAGGACACTGCTAAGTGAATGAGCTGAACAGAAACCCGTTGAGATATCAGCTGTTTTTATGGTCATTTCTTCATCTACTGTAAACTGCTACCTATTTGTTTGTCTTTCACCATGGTTACTTATTGTGGTTTTATTGTGTAGCTACTTTTTTATTAATCTACTCTCTTGCTGTTGTAATACTGTTCATTTCCTCGTTGCAACACAAGTGAAGCActtctgattctgattggtcggAAACAGCAGAATGGACAGGCAATGGACAAAGCACGGCCagctctcacctgtctctgctCCTGCGGGAGGGGAAGGCAGCGTTGCAGCCGTCCACCGTGCACATGTGCATCTCCTTCAGGTGGACATTTTGGTAGTGCATCTTCACGCTGTAGGGGTTCTTGAAGGTCTTCCTGCAGATCTCACAGTTGTGTGGCAGATCAGCGTTGTGGTTGAGGTGAGAGAAACGCGAGTCACCGTAGCCGTCGACACCGCCGTCGGATTCTTCCTTCTCACGGTCTAAGAGCTGGAGAGCGCCTCCATTGGTCAGCCTGTGCTCGCCCTCATCCCATTTCAGCTCTGAGTTGTCTCGGTCCCCATTGGGTTCCTGACGGTGTAGGTCGTTGTCACAGTGATCCTCCATCAGTTTATCTTCAGAGGGGGAGGGGGCACAGGTGAAGGCTCCGGTCTCAGCTTGCCTCGTCCGATCACCTGTGTCCTCCCTCACGGTCACTTCTCTCCCTAAGGTTTGGTCCAGAAGATGCTTGGTGCCCTCCCTGTCCTTCTCTTCACCAATGTAAACTCCACACCCCTCTCTCTCCTTCCAAGCTTGTGTCGTGCACATGTGACCTTCCTCTTGGCTTTCGTCACACTCTTGCTTCTCCGTGCTTTGTGACGGAGCCTCGTCCTCGGAGCTGCTCCCCTTATCCCTTTGCTCATCTCGCTCCACCAACTCCTTCTCTATCTTTATTGGCATACTTGACTTCCTAGACTTTTTCTTTGGTATGGGGTCTGTCATGCAGGAGTGTTGGACTGAGATGGGTTTGATGGGTACAGAAGAGGAGAACAGAGGAAGGGAAGGCAGTGTTCCTGGGGTGTTGGCCAGCTCTGCCGGGGTGACCAGGCTGCGGTAGAACGGAAGGACCGGCTGTACTGTTTTCAGGTTGGGGAAGAGGATGCCACTCTGGCCCAGGCTGGGGAAGGAGCTGCTGTGGAGCTTAGAACCAGTGTCCACGTGGCTCACCATGTAGCTGGGCACTGCTTTATGGCTCTCTGCAGAGCAAACCGGGATGGGGGTTCCGTATTCATGCCTATTCTCCCCTTGAGAGCTCTCATCACCGGACATGCTGCCCCGTATGTCTTTGTCCCGGTTGTTACGGTTCATAGGCATGTGCAGTCGTGGATTTGGGTTGGCACTATGGCGGTTGCGACTGCGCAGGGAGCTGAACACCATGTTGCAGCCATCAATGGTACACTTGTGCTTAATCTTCAGGTGCACTGCGTTGTAGTGGATCTTTAGTGTGCCTTTGTCGTAGAACGTCTTCTCACAGGCGTTGCAATACACTCGACCTTTCTTCAGAGAGCATCCTCCCCCCCCTGACCCCGCTCCACTGCTAGCCCCATTCCTGTCCATGCAGCGCAGCTTGCCCTCGGGCGACATCTGGGTTACATCAGAGCTCATGGAGGGCGTGCACGGCGTGGAGGGTCCGTCCGAGTAGTTGTCACTAGTGGAG of Pseudochaenichthys georgianus chromosome 3, fPseGeo1.2, whole genome shotgun sequence contains these proteins:
- the bnc1 gene encoding zinc finger protein basonuclin-1 isoform X1, producing the protein MTMAEAICCTLVNCNCDSFKPGKLKRRQCDNCKHGWVAHALSKLKVHHIYQSSQVEIVHSNVVFDICSLMLYGTQAIPIRLKILLDRLFSVLKQEEVVQILSALDWTLQDYIRGYVLQDVAGKVLDRWAIMTFEEEIATLQQFLRFGETKSIVELMALQDKEGQAVLVPSTRTNSDIRTFIERHTPRTAANLATSKADKLSSNSMHHFENFVNSMAFMLPFQLLGSVPAPFLGSPTGAQPHQQQQQPGRGSMEQSQRQEDPGRDNPLPLLHPSESSLLGSTAGSFNADLDRSVDQHMEGLSTTTKIEAEDFSTSDNYSDGPSTPCTPSMSSDVTQMSPEGKLRCMDRNGASSGAGSGGGGCSLKKGRVYCNACEKTFYDKGTLKIHYNAVHLKIKHKCTIDGCNMVFSSLRSRNRHSANPNPRLHMPMNRNNRDKDIRGSMSGDESSQGENRHEYGTPIPVCSAESHKAVPSYMVSHVDTGSKLHSSSFPSLGQSGILFPNLKTVQPVLPFYRSLVTPAELANTPGTLPSLPLFSSSVPIKPISVQHSCMTDPIPKKKSRKSSMPIKIEKELVERDEQRDKGSSSEDEAPSQSTEKQECDESQEEGHMCTTQAWKEREGCGVYIGEEKDREGTKHLLDQTLGREVTVREDTGDRTRQAETGAFTCAPSPSEDKLMEDHCDNDLHRQEPNGDRDNSELKWDEGEHRLTNGGALQLLDREKEESDGGVDGYGDSRFSHLNHNADLPHNCEICRKTFKNPYSVKMHYQNVHLKEMHMCTVDGCNAAFPSRRSRDRHSANLNLHNKLLTKDSFSPANTLYLPSSHCRDRDPADFYQDQRDRDPSSHNSVIFRGHNRMGLVFPMSKMSTAPNSAEASPIGERAEGGGGGEEGAVLDLSTSSSAPPRGSAGAPSTWDSDGAGSEAEEGIEEDEEALPMEDSDESCDGIDAGRPGGEELALGGDRTLGCVGGGQAGLQGGGGGSPITCHVCQKVYSNKGTFRAHYKTVHLRLLHKCKVPGCDTSFSSVRSRNRHSQNPNLHRNLAVSSGAPMDQE
- the bnc1 gene encoding zinc finger protein basonuclin-1 isoform X2 — translated: MDTQAICCTLVNCNCDSFKPGKLKRRQCDNCKHGWVAHALSKLKVHHIYQSSQVEIVHSNVVFDICSLMLYGTQAIPIRLKILLDRLFSVLKQEEVVQILSALDWTLQDYIRGYVLQDVAGKVLDRWAIMTFEEEIATLQQFLRFGETKSIVELMALQDKEGQAVLVPSTRTNSDIRTFIERHTPRTAANLATSKADKLSSNSMHHFENFVNSMAFMLPFQLLGSVPAPFLGSPTGAQPHQQQQQPGRGSMEQSQRQEDPGRDNPLPLLHPSESSLLGSTAGSFNADLDRSVDQHMEGLSTTTKIEAEDFSTSDNYSDGPSTPCTPSMSSDVTQMSPEGKLRCMDRNGASSGAGSGGGGCSLKKGRVYCNACEKTFYDKGTLKIHYNAVHLKIKHKCTIDGCNMVFSSLRSRNRHSANPNPRLHMPMNRNNRDKDIRGSMSGDESSQGENRHEYGTPIPVCSAESHKAVPSYMVSHVDTGSKLHSSSFPSLGQSGILFPNLKTVQPVLPFYRSLVTPAELANTPGTLPSLPLFSSSVPIKPISVQHSCMTDPIPKKKSRKSSMPIKIEKELVERDEQRDKGSSSEDEAPSQSTEKQECDESQEEGHMCTTQAWKEREGCGVYIGEEKDREGTKHLLDQTLGREVTVREDTGDRTRQAETGAFTCAPSPSEDKLMEDHCDNDLHRQEPNGDRDNSELKWDEGEHRLTNGGALQLLDREKEESDGGVDGYGDSRFSHLNHNADLPHNCEICRKTFKNPYSVKMHYQNVHLKEMHMCTVDGCNAAFPSRRSRDRHSANLNLHNKLLTKDSFSPANTLYLPSSHCRDRDPADFYQDQRDRDPSSHNSVIFRGHNRMGLVFPMSKMSTAPNSAEASPIGERAEGGGGGEEGAVLDLSTSSSAPPRGSAGAPSTWDSDGAGSEAEEGIEEDEEALPMEDSDESCDGIDAGRPGGEELALGGDRTLGCVGGGQAGLQGGGGGSPITCHVCQKVYSNKGTFRAHYKTVHLRLLHKCKVPGCDTSFSSVRSRNRHSQNPNLHRNLAVSSGAPMDQE